A DNA window from Staphylococcus warneri contains the following coding sequences:
- a CDS encoding SLC13 family permease — protein MSKGNQTSQVVNNQTTKKEKKGYKPLWIIISFIVLIAILLLPTPAGLPVMAKMTLAILAFAVIMWVTEAVSYPVSATLILGLIILLLGFSPVQNLSEQLGNPKNGDAIIKGSEILGTNNALTLAFSGFSTSAVALVAAALFLAAAMQETNLHKRLALLVLSVVGNKTKNIVIGAILVSIVLAFFVPSSTARAGAVVPILLGMIAAFKVSKESKLASLLIITSVQAVSIWNIGIKTAAAQNIVAINFINQNLGHDVSWGEWFMYAAPWSVLMSIALYFIMIKVMPPERESIEGGKALIKKELNDLGPVKPSEWRLIVISLLLLVFWSTEKVLHPIDSASITLIALGIMLLPKIGVITWKGVENKIPWGTIIVFGVGISLGNVLLKTGAAQWLSDQTFGLMGLKGLPIIATIALITLFNILIHLGFASATSLSSALIPVFISLTSTLHLGDQSIGFVLIQQFVISFGFLLPVSAPQNMLAYGTDTFTVKDFLKSGIPLTIVGYILVIIFSLTYWKWLGLV, from the coding sequence ATGTCTAAAGGGAATCAAACTTCACAGGTAGTCAATAATCAAACTACCAAAAAAGAGAAAAAGGGGTATAAACCACTTTGGATTATCATTAGTTTTATCGTATTGATAGCCATATTGCTTTTACCTACACCCGCAGGCTTACCAGTGATGGCTAAAATGACTCTAGCGATACTAGCATTTGCTGTCATAATGTGGGTTACTGAAGCAGTGTCATACCCTGTTTCAGCAACATTGATTTTAGGACTGATAATTTTATTATTAGGATTCAGTCCAGTTCAAAATTTATCTGAGCAACTTGGTAATCCTAAAAATGGGGATGCCATTATTAAAGGCAGTGAAATATTAGGAACAAACAATGCTTTAACACTTGCGTTCAGTGGTTTTTCTACTTCAGCGGTAGCTTTAGTTGCAGCTGCATTATTTTTAGCAGCAGCGATGCAAGAGACTAACTTACACAAACGATTAGCATTATTAGTGTTATCTGTCGTGGGAAATAAAACTAAAAATATTGTCATAGGTGCAATACTCGTTTCAATTGTGCTTGCATTTTTTGTACCTTCTTCTACAGCTAGAGCGGGTGCAGTCGTACCAATATTATTAGGTATGATTGCAGCATTCAAAGTTTCTAAAGAGAGTAAGTTAGCATCATTATTAATTATAACGTCAGTACAAGCAGTTTCTATTTGGAATATTGGTATTAAAACAGCGGCAGCACAAAATATCGTTGCGATTAATTTTATCAATCAGAATTTAGGCCATGATGTATCATGGGGTGAATGGTTCATGTACGCCGCGCCATGGTCAGTTTTAATGTCTATCGCACTTTATTTTATTATGATCAAAGTGATGCCACCCGAACGTGAATCTATTGAAGGCGGAAAAGCATTAATTAAAAAAGAGTTAAACGATTTAGGACCAGTGAAACCGAGTGAATGGCGTTTAATCGTTATCTCTCTATTATTATTGGTATTTTGGTCAACTGAAAAAGTGTTACATCCAATTGATTCTGCATCAATTACATTAATTGCTTTAGGTATCATGCTCTTACCTAAAATTGGCGTTATTACCTGGAAAGGTGTAGAAAATAAAATCCCTTGGGGCACAATCATTGTATTTGGTGTTGGTATTTCACTAGGAAATGTATTATTAAAAACAGGAGCAGCACAATGGTTGAGTGATCAAACATTTGGTTTAATGGGGCTTAAAGGATTGCCGATTATTGCAACCATAGCACTGATTACTTTATTTAATATTTTAATTCATCTAGGATTTGCAAGTGCTACAAGCTTATCATCTGCACTTATTCCTGTCTTTATTTCATTAACATCAACATTACATCTTGGCGATCAATCTATCGGATTTGTTTTAATCCAACAATTTGTAATTAGCTTTGGATTCTTATTACCAGTAAGTGCACCACAAAACATGTTAGCGTATGGTACAGACACATTTACAGTTAAAGATTTCTTGAAATCTGGTATACCATTAACGATAGTTGGCTATATATTAGTCATTATATTTAGTTTAACGTATTGGAAATGGTTAGGTTTAGTATAA
- the mdh gene encoding malate dehydrogenase — MNKRKKISIIGAGQTGATLAFILAKNESADIVVVDRPQSESTVKGKALDIQESGPIFNFNVEIKGTADYSETKDSDIVVITAGIARKPGMSRDDLIQTNEEIVHYSAQQIAQYAPNAIIIVLTNPVDAMTYSALVASGFPKHRVLGQSGVLDSARYKTFIAQELGISVEDVQGLVLGGHGDTMVPLVNSTQINGIPLKELLDQQVIDQILDRTRKGGAEIVQLLGNGSAYYAPAAAIYEMIDAILKDKCRVLAAITYLEGEYGYRDICLGVPIKLGQNGVEEILELNLSQEEQKQLDTSALSVKSVKEALNYGFE, encoded by the coding sequence ATGAATAAACGTAAAAAGATTTCTATTATCGGTGCTGGACAAACAGGTGCAACATTAGCTTTTATTTTAGCGAAAAATGAAAGCGCTGACATTGTTGTTGTAGATCGTCCACAATCTGAAAGTACAGTAAAAGGAAAAGCGTTAGACATTCAAGAAAGCGGGCCTATATTCAACTTTAATGTTGAAATTAAAGGTACTGCCGATTATTCAGAAACGAAAGACTCAGATATTGTAGTGATAACAGCAGGAATTGCTAGAAAACCAGGTATGAGTAGAGATGATTTAATACAAACAAACGAAGAAATTGTTCATTATAGTGCACAACAAATCGCCCAATATGCGCCCAATGCCATCATTATTGTATTAACTAATCCCGTTGATGCGATGACTTATTCAGCCTTAGTCGCATCTGGCTTCCCTAAACATAGAGTTTTGGGGCAATCAGGTGTATTAGATAGTGCCAGATATAAAACATTCATTGCTCAAGAGCTAGGAATTTCTGTTGAAGATGTACAAGGTTTAGTATTAGGTGGTCATGGAGATACAATGGTTCCATTAGTCAACTCAACTCAAATTAATGGAATTCCTTTAAAAGAACTACTTGATCAGCAAGTCATTGATCAAATTCTTGATAGAACACGAAAAGGTGGAGCTGAAATCGTTCAACTGTTAGGAAATGGTTCAGCATATTATGCGCCTGCTGCTGCGATATATGAGATGATTGATGCTATTTTGAAAGACAAATGTCGTGTATTGGCAGCAATTACTTATCTTGAAGGCGAGTATGGCTATCGAGATATCTGCTTAGGGGTACCAATTAAACTAGGGCAAAATGGTGTAGAAGAAATATTAGAATTGAATTTAAGCCAAGAAGAGCAAAAGCAATTAGATACTTCAGCATTATCAGTTAAAAGTGTTAAAGAAGCACTTAATTATGGTTTTGAATAA
- a CDS encoding aldo/keto reductase, with protein sequence MDRIKINQYVDFSKMIQGFWRANEWQYSDQELNRFINQLVERGITTMDHADIYGDYQCESRFGRALQLSPNLRDQIQVVSKCGIVLPSETQTFTDGHRYDHSRQHIIQSVNHSLQRLNVDYLDSLLIHRPSPLMNPDEITDAVKELVDEGKIKSFGVSNFNETQYDLLKHSLNHDKLHISINQLEVSPYQTDILNNGVMDKMYENQVKVMAWSPLAGGKLFDPSDDKASRVRTIIEPLAQKYEVDDTAIMIAWLNKHPNDIMPVLGTHKIERIDAALPGLSINLTDQEWFDIYTAAMGHDIL encoded by the coding sequence ATGGATAGAATAAAGATTAACCAGTACGTTGATTTTTCAAAAATGATTCAAGGATTTTGGAGAGCAAATGAATGGCAATATTCTGATCAAGAATTAAATCGTTTTATAAATCAACTTGTTGAACGTGGTATCACAACGATGGATCATGCCGATATTTATGGAGATTATCAATGTGAGTCTAGATTTGGTAGAGCATTACAGTTATCACCTAACTTACGTGATCAAATTCAAGTGGTATCTAAATGTGGCATTGTCTTACCTTCTGAAACTCAAACGTTTACTGATGGTCATCGTTATGACCATAGTCGTCAACATATTATTCAATCAGTCAATCATTCATTACAACGTTTGAATGTGGATTATTTAGATAGCTTATTAATTCATAGACCTTCACCATTAATGAATCCTGATGAAATTACGGATGCTGTAAAAGAACTTGTCGATGAAGGTAAAATCAAATCATTTGGTGTATCCAATTTTAATGAAACTCAGTATGATTTATTAAAACATAGCTTGAATCATGATAAATTGCATATTAGCATTAACCAACTAGAAGTGTCCCCATATCAAACAGACATTTTAAACAATGGTGTGATGGACAAAATGTATGAAAATCAAGTAAAAGTAATGGCTTGGAGTCCACTGGCAGGCGGTAAATTGTTTGATCCATCCGATGACAAAGCGAGCCGTGTGCGTACCATTATTGAACCTTTAGCACAAAAATACGAGGTTGATGACACGGCTATTATGATAGCTTGGTTGAATAAACATCCCAATGATATCATGCCGGTGTTAGGTACGCATAAAATTGAAAGAATTGATGCAGCTTTACCAGGATTATCTATTAATTTAACTGACCAAGAGTGGTTTGACATATACACTGCTGCAATGGGTCATGACATTTTATAA
- a CDS encoding CobW family GTP-binding protein, translating to MKNNNFRKISISIISGFLGSGKTTLLTHYISELLKIDEKIKVIMNEFGSFDIDSQNIDANIEVRSIINGCVCCDLKTDLITQIQSLIQQGDCNHIIIEATGIANPIEMIAACQDPTIIEYINMPQIISLVDAERFLNRNDYTTSTQTLMEEQLEISDLLVVNKTDCVDSEKLHKIEEELVQINPHAPYVLTTYGQFDIKLLNNPTIDKTVNHKHHHHHGIKSMKYTFTSPIDRQLFYQFIMQLPKNVMRLKGYVQFRDQPNETIEFQLSYGLPDFGPINQELPLTIVIIGEHIDINQLRNKLDMLQFT from the coding sequence ATGAAAAATAATAATTTTAGAAAAATATCAATTTCTATCATTAGTGGTTTCCTAGGTAGTGGGAAAACCACGCTACTGACACATTATATTAGCGAATTATTAAAAATTGATGAGAAAATCAAAGTGATTATGAATGAATTTGGTTCATTTGATATCGATAGTCAAAATATAGACGCAAATATCGAAGTGCGATCAATCATCAATGGTTGTGTATGCTGCGACTTAAAGACAGATTTAATCACTCAAATTCAATCATTAATACAACAGGGTGATTGTAATCATATCATTATTGAGGCAACAGGAATTGCTAATCCTATAGAAATGATTGCCGCATGTCAAGATCCGACTATTATCGAATATATAAATATGCCTCAAATCATTAGTTTAGTGGATGCTGAACGATTTTTAAATAGGAATGATTACACTACATCTACTCAAACACTTATGGAAGAACAACTTGAAATAAGTGATTTATTAGTCGTTAATAAAACAGACTGCGTTGATTCTGAGAAATTACATAAAATTGAAGAAGAGTTGGTTCAAATTAATCCGCATGCGCCATATGTTTTAACAACATATGGACAATTTGATATCAAGTTATTAAATAATCCAACCATCGATAAAACTGTAAATCATAAACACCACCATCACCATGGTATTAAAAGCATGAAATATACATTTACAAGTCCCATTGATCGTCAGTTATTTTATCAATTTATAATGCAATTACCGAAAAACGTGATGAGACTTAAAGGCTATGTACAATTTAGAGATCAACCCAATGAAACCATTGAATTTCAATTGTCTTATGGATTGCCTGATTTCGGCCCAATCAATCAAGAATTGCCTTTAACAATTGTCATTATCGGAGAGCATATCGATATTAATCAACTCAGAAATAAATTGGATATGTTACAATTTACTTGA
- a CDS encoding MarR family winged helix-turn-helix transcriptional regulator: MSDQHNLKEQLCFSLYNAQRQVNRYYSNKVFKKYNLTYPQFLVLTILWDESPVNVKKVVTELALDTGTVSPLLKRMEQVDLIKRERSEVDQREVFIHLTDKSEKIRPELSTASEKVATASSLSLEEVDELNRLLGKVIDAFNEAKDN, translated from the coding sequence ATGTCTGATCAACATAATTTAAAAGAGCAACTATGCTTTAGTTTGTACAATGCTCAAAGACAAGTAAATCGCTACTACTCAAACAAAGTCTTTAAAAAGTACAATCTAACTTACCCACAATTCCTTGTATTAACTATTTTATGGGACGAGTCACCTGTAAACGTTAAGAAGGTTGTGACTGAACTAGCACTTGATACTGGTACAGTATCCCCACTATTAAAAAGAATGGAACAAGTTGATTTAATCAAACGTGAACGTTCCGAAGTCGATCAACGTGAAGTATTTATTCACTTGACTGATAAAAGCGAAAAAATTAGACCCGAACTTAGCACTGCTTCTGAAAAAGTTGCAACTGCATCATCATTATCACTTGAAGAAGTGGATGAACTTAACCGATTATTAGGTAAAGTCATCGATGCATTTAATGAAGCTAAAGATAATTAA
- the cydC gene encoding thiol reductant ABC exporter subunit CydC: protein MKSQIRFTIDKDLVIAIIIGIIGSLVALAMFFLSGYMVTQSALGAPLYALMVLVVSVKLFGFLRAIARYYERLYSHRTTFTMLRNVRVQFFQGLVKVIPDVYRKFNSSDLISRMVSRVEALQNIYLRVYYPPIVIGMTAIIAMCVYIFLSPAHAALIAVSMIMTLWVVPLLSSKRARKLKQIVKIQQSQFLTRFYDYRQGYQELQRFNKETSFKNDVLEQLQTFDHLQKKEQRFLTIYDYILNIIAMVSIFSTLYLGAIQIQSQTLDVVYLTSIVLMVLTLFEQAVPMSNVAYYKADTDQSLYDINEVIQYDDIKKVKNSHVNDESAPLFELNNVTFKYENQETPVLNRISFNVYQGERIAIIGPSGSGKSTLLQVMLGLYQVQEGSVIYNQSDIFRIEDESKYSDINALLQSQQLFDGTIKDNLLTDCNEDKIQHVLNSLDLSHLSLEEYITMDGETLSGGEIQRLSIARLLLKTKAKIWMLDEPTTGLDIEHTVQMMHLLLKQVETMIVSTHDLRLLPDFDRIIVMIDGEIKEQGSYETLIQNRGYLYQMEQLNQ, encoded by the coding sequence ATGAAATCACAAATACGATTTACAATAGATAAAGATTTAGTGATTGCAATTATAATAGGTATCATAGGAAGTTTAGTCGCCTTAGCGATGTTCTTTTTAAGTGGTTATATGGTGACACAAAGTGCATTAGGCGCTCCATTATATGCGTTGATGGTATTAGTCGTTTCTGTTAAATTATTTGGTTTTTTACGTGCCATTGCTAGATATTATGAAAGACTATATTCTCATCGAACGACATTCACTATGTTGAGAAACGTAAGAGTACAATTTTTTCAAGGTCTAGTTAAAGTAATACCAGACGTATATCGTAAGTTTAACTCGAGTGATTTAATTTCACGAATGGTAAGTAGAGTAGAAGCATTACAAAATATTTATTTACGAGTGTATTATCCACCGATAGTAATAGGAATGACAGCAATAATAGCAATGTGTGTTTACATCTTTCTATCACCTGCGCATGCAGCGTTAATTGCTGTGAGTATGATAATGACATTATGGGTCGTTCCTTTATTAAGTAGTAAAAGAGCACGAAAATTAAAACAAATTGTTAAAATTCAACAAAGCCAATTTTTAACTCGATTTTACGATTATCGCCAAGGTTATCAAGAATTACAACGATTTAATAAAGAAACGTCATTTAAAAATGATGTATTAGAACAATTGCAAACATTTGATCATTTACAAAAAAAGGAACAACGATTTTTAACTATATATGATTACATTCTCAATATTATTGCAATGGTGTCGATATTTAGCACGTTATACTTAGGTGCGATACAAATACAATCACAAACATTAGATGTGGTTTATTTAACAAGTATCGTACTAATGGTACTTACTTTATTTGAACAAGCTGTTCCTATGAGTAATGTTGCATATTATAAAGCAGATACAGACCAATCATTATATGATATTAATGAAGTGATTCAATACGACGATATAAAAAAAGTGAAAAATAGTCATGTAAATGACGAATCAGCACCTTTATTTGAATTGAACAATGTCACATTTAAGTATGAAAATCAAGAAACACCTGTATTAAATCGAATATCATTCAATGTGTATCAAGGTGAGAGAATAGCCATTATAGGTCCATCTGGAAGCGGCAAGAGTACACTGCTACAAGTCATGTTAGGATTATATCAAGTTCAAGAAGGGAGCGTTATTTATAACCAGTCTGATATCTTTCGAATAGAAGATGAATCTAAATACAGTGATATTAATGCATTGTTACAGTCCCAACAATTATTTGATGGCACTATAAAGGATAATTTACTAACAGATTGTAATGAGGATAAGATACAACATGTACTAAATTCGTTAGACTTATCTCATTTATCGTTGGAAGAATATATAACGATGGATGGAGAGACGTTATCAGGTGGGGAAATTCAACGATTAAGTATAGCTCGCTTATTGCTAAAAACAAAGGCTAAGATTTGGATGTTAGACGAACCAACGACTGGTCTAGATATTGAACATACAGTACAAATGATGCATTTACTACTTAAACAAGTTGAAACAATGATTGTATCTACACATGATTTACGTCTATTACCAGATTTTGATAGAATCATTGTCATGATAGATGGAGAAATCAAAGAACAAGGTAGCTATGAAACGTTAATTCAAAATAGAGGCTATTTATATCAAATGGAACAGTTGAATCAGTAA
- a CDS encoding ABC transporter ATP-binding protein/permease, producing MKKLMQLVYKYKRYPVLMLLVCATLAVTVVVQNVAIAEFLNSMLFKTKQSIGFILTMIIIVLMLRATLNFSNQLLGDHLSSHVKHDLRQRMVHIESERPVGEQMTLITETIDGISPFYQSYLPQVFKSIMIPMAIIIAMFWVHLNTALIMLVTAPFIPLFYIIFGLKTRDESKNQMTYLNQFGQRFLNLTQGLITLKLFNRTKHTEKQIYEDSTHFRDLTMKILRSAFLSGLMLEFISLLGVGLVALEAALSLVVFHTIDFKTAAIAIILAPEFYNAIKDLGQAFHTGKQSEGASDVVFEFLDQPSKNKQYDYSYQQDQIPFIRIDNVSFKYNNEMGHGFAMKPTNLDIYEREHIVLVGPSGAGKTTLSKIITRTLVPTNGEITFKHQHMRMGILSQKPYIFTASIKDNISMFNDIDDEVIVDVLEKVQLKEKVMSLRNGIHTLIGDGGETLSGGQMRRIELCRLLVMQPDLVVLDEPATGLDIETEQVIQSVLDDYFKDTTQLIIAHRDATIRKATRRLYMQDGCIIKDDQLISVNKEENGDES from the coding sequence GTGAAAAAATTAATGCAACTAGTATATAAATATAAAAGATATCCAGTTTTAATGCTTTTAGTATGTGCTACATTAGCTGTAACTGTGGTCGTACAAAATGTAGCAATAGCAGAATTCTTAAATAGTATGTTATTTAAAACTAAGCAATCGATTGGTTTTATTCTTACTATGATTATAATCGTACTTATGTTACGTGCGACTTTAAATTTTAGCAATCAATTATTAGGTGATCATCTCTCAAGTCATGTTAAACATGACTTGCGTCAACGTATGGTTCATATAGAATCAGAACGTCCTGTGGGTGAGCAGATGACATTAATAACAGAAACAATCGATGGAATTTCTCCGTTTTATCAAAGCTATTTACCGCAAGTATTTAAATCCATCATGATTCCTATGGCAATTATCATTGCTATGTTTTGGGTTCATCTGAATACAGCGTTAATTATGTTGGTAACAGCGCCATTTATTCCATTGTTTTATATCATTTTTGGTTTGAAAACACGTGATGAATCTAAAAATCAAATGACTTATTTAAATCAGTTTGGACAACGATTCCTTAATCTGACACAAGGTTTAATTACGTTGAAGTTATTTAATCGTACAAAGCATACGGAAAAACAAATCTATGAAGATAGCACTCATTTTAGAGATTTGACGATGAAAATATTAAGAAGTGCATTTTTATCGGGACTAATGCTAGAGTTTATTAGTTTGTTAGGTGTAGGTCTTGTTGCGTTAGAAGCAGCATTAAGCCTTGTTGTATTTCATACAATAGATTTTAAAACCGCGGCTATTGCCATTATTTTAGCACCAGAATTTTACAATGCGATTAAAGACTTGGGCCAAGCATTCCATACTGGTAAACAAAGTGAAGGGGCAAGTGATGTGGTATTTGAATTTCTAGATCAGCCATCAAAGAATAAGCAATATGATTATAGCTATCAACAAGATCAAATACCGTTTATTCGGATAGATAACGTTTCATTTAAATATAATAATGAAATGGGACATGGATTTGCTATGAAACCTACTAATTTAGATATTTACGAACGTGAACATATCGTTCTAGTGGGGCCAAGTGGTGCTGGTAAAACGACATTATCTAAAATTATCACACGTACATTGGTACCTACGAATGGAGAAATAACATTTAAACATCAACATATGCGTATGGGGATATTAAGTCAAAAACCATATATTTTTACTGCATCAATTAAAGATAATATTTCGATGTTTAATGATATTGATGATGAAGTAATCGTTGATGTATTAGAAAAAGTACAGTTAAAAGAAAAAGTAATGTCATTACGAAATGGTATCCATACATTGATAGGTGATGGTGGAGAAACATTATCTGGTGGACAGATGAGAAGGATAGAATTATGTCGCTTGCTTGTGATGCAACCAGATTTAGTTGTACTTGATGAGCCGGCCACTGGATTAGATATTGAAACAGAACAAGTCATCCAAAGTGTGCTTGATGATTATTTCAAAGACACAACTCAATTAATTATAGCCCATCGAGATGCAACAATTAGAAAGGCAACGCGACGATTATATATGCAAGATGGTTGCATTATTAAAGATGATCAATTGATTTCAGTGAATAAAGAAGAAAATGGTGACGAATCATGA
- a CDS encoding undecaprenyl-diphosphate phosphatase: protein MLLLELIKGLILGIVEGLTEFAPVSSTGHMILVDDMWLKSTKFLGEQSAFTFKVVIQLGSVFAAAWVFRERFFELLHIGKHKPEQHATAGRRSKPQRLNLLHVLVGMIPAGILGFLFDDVIEKYLFSVPTVMIGLFLGAIYMIIADKYSEKVTNPQTVDQINYFQAFVIGISQAIAMWPGFSRSGSTISTGVLMKMNHKAASDFTFIMSVPIMLAASGLSLLKHYEYIHLAHIPFYLLGFLAAFIVGLIAIKTFLHLINKVKLVPFAIYRIILVVIIAILYFGFGIGKGI, encoded by the coding sequence ATGTTATTACTTGAATTGATCAAGGGTCTTATTTTAGGTATTGTGGAAGGCCTTACCGAATTTGCACCTGTTTCTTCTACAGGTCATATGATTCTTGTCGACGATATGTGGTTGAAATCCACAAAGTTCTTAGGTGAACAATCTGCATTTACTTTTAAAGTCGTGATTCAGTTAGGTTCAGTTTTCGCAGCAGCATGGGTGTTTAGAGAACGTTTCTTTGAATTATTACATATCGGTAAACATAAACCTGAACAACATGCTACAGCAGGACGCCGTTCTAAACCTCAACGTCTAAACTTATTACATGTATTAGTTGGTATGATTCCTGCAGGTATTTTAGGTTTCTTATTTGACGATGTAATAGAAAAATATTTATTCAGTGTTCCAACAGTTATGATTGGCCTTTTCCTAGGTGCTATTTATATGATTATCGCTGATAAATATTCTGAAAAAGTTACCAATCCTCAAACAGTGGATCAAATTAACTATTTCCAAGCATTTGTAATCGGTATTTCGCAAGCCATTGCAATGTGGCCTGGTTTTAGTCGTTCTGGATCAACGATTTCAACAGGTGTCTTAATGAAAATGAATCACAAAGCAGCATCTGATTTTACATTTATTATGTCTGTTCCAATTATGCTTGCAGCAAGTGGTTTATCATTATTAAAACATTATGAATATATTCACTTAGCACACATACCATTCTATTTATTAGGATTCTTAGCAGCATTTATTGTAGGACTAATTGCTATCAAGACTTTCTTACACTTAATTAATAAAGTAAAATTAGTACCATTTGCCATTTATCGAATCATTTTAGTAGTTATTATTGCAATTCTTTACTTCGGTTTCGGAATCGGTAAAGGTATTTAA
- a CDS encoding YaiI/YqxD family protein — MTQIIIDGDACPVVSSVIELTQETGIFVTIIRSFSHFSTQIDPEHVRTVYVDDGPESVDYKVVQLASSEDIVITQDYGLASLLLNKVKFVMHHKGFLFNDNNIQQLLDQRYINAQIRKQGGRHKGPPPFTRQDRQHLEHQFKLLIQQ, encoded by the coding sequence ATGACACAAATTATTATTGACGGAGATGCTTGTCCTGTTGTTAGTTCAGTTATTGAATTAACACAAGAGACAGGCATTTTTGTTACAATTATACGTAGTTTTAGTCACTTCTCAACACAAATCGACCCTGAACATGTTCGAACTGTTTATGTCGATGATGGGCCAGAATCTGTAGATTATAAAGTTGTCCAACTTGCCTCTTCTGAAGATATTGTAATTACTCAAGATTACGGTTTAGCAAGTTTATTACTAAATAAAGTTAAATTTGTTATGCATCACAAAGGATTCTTGTTTAATGATAATAATATTCAACAGTTGTTAGATCAACGTTATATCAATGCTCAAATCCGAAAGCAAGGCGGAAGACATAAAGGCCCTCCTCCTTTTACAAGGCAAGACAGACAACATTTAGAACATCAATTTAAATTACTTATACAACAATAA
- a CDS encoding TIGR00730 family Rossman fold protein, whose translation MKKIAVYCGASKGNNDIYVKEAYELGKYMAEKGYELVFGAGSVGIMGAIQDGVLDHGGKAIGVMPKMLDEKEITSQKVSELILVDSMHERKHKMTELADAFVMAPGGAGSLEEFFEMYSWAQIGIHQKPIGVYNINGFFEPLQSLINHMIAEGFIDEKYRELAPLFDTKESLLEGLLNYQPLDVRTYD comes from the coding sequence ATGAAGAAAATTGCAGTTTATTGTGGTGCAAGTAAAGGTAACAATGATATATACGTTAAAGAAGCCTATGAATTAGGAAAATATATGGCTGAAAAAGGTTATGAATTGGTCTTTGGTGCTGGCTCTGTAGGCATTATGGGCGCAATTCAGGATGGTGTATTAGACCATGGTGGTAAAGCTATTGGTGTTATGCCAAAAATGCTTGATGAAAAAGAAATAACGAGTCAAAAAGTCAGTGAACTCATTCTTGTAGATTCGATGCACGAACGTAAACATAAAATGACAGAACTTGCAGATGCATTTGTTATGGCGCCAGGTGGTGCCGGTTCATTAGAAGAATTCTTTGAAATGTATAGTTGGGCACAAATCGGTATTCATCAAAAGCCAATCGGTGTATATAACATTAATGGTTTCTTCGAACCGTTACAATCCCTTATCAATCATATGATTGCTGAAGGGTTTATTGATGAAAAATATCGCGAATTAGCACCACTATTTGATACTAAAGAATCGTTACTTGAAGGTTTACTTAACTATCAACCTTTAGACGTTCGTACATATGATTAA
- a CDS encoding MBL fold metallo-hydrolase translates to MIVQNNNINQIKVHFIRTGSVLVDETLTGQGDSRNPIAFTGLFRSSNYRVEVPVSCYLIEHPKGLVLIDTGMGKEAEGKVTPLPGLVRKNKVAIPNVKVGELIDDQIKELGFNVSDIDYVILSHLDGDHAGGLQLLKEAKTMITSNEEYQKANQKHSIRYNTALWQGTSLQPFYFKDTHIGPQKNRLIYLVTAPLL, encoded by the coding sequence ATGATCGTACAGAACAATAATATCAATCAAATTAAAGTACATTTCATCAGAACTGGTTCAGTGTTGGTTGATGAAACATTAACAGGCCAAGGTGATTCTAGAAATCCTATTGCATTTACAGGGTTATTTAGATCTAGTAACTATCGAGTAGAAGTTCCAGTAAGTTGTTATTTAATAGAACACCCTAAAGGACTGGTTCTGATTGATACGGGCATGGGTAAAGAAGCTGAAGGTAAAGTAACGCCATTACCTGGTTTAGTTAGAAAGAACAAAGTGGCAATACCGAATGTGAAAGTCGGGGAACTGATAGATGACCAAATTAAAGAATTAGGATTTAATGTGTCAGATATTGATTATGTCATCTTAAGCCATTTAGATGGCGACCATGCTGGAGGTCTTCAATTATTAAAAGAAGCAAAGACTATGATTACAAGTAATGAAGAGTATCAAAAGGCAAATCAAAAGCATTCTATTAGATATAATACAGCTTTATGGCAAGGGACATCTTTACAACCATTCTATTTCAAAGATACACATATTGGCCCTCAAAAAAATCGTTTGATTTATTTGGTGACGGCACCATTACTTTAG